The Pseudodesulfovibrio cashew genomic sequence AAATAGTCGAGGACCAGAAACAGGCCCGCCGCCAAGACGGAATAGGTCACGATGGACGCCTTCTGCAGCGACTTGGGGAACAGGTTGTAAAACGTCACCATCCCCATGTGTCCTCCGCGCTCGAAGGCGATGCCGATGCCGATGATGGTCATCCAGACAAAGAGGTTGATGGTGATTTCCTCGGTGGCGGCCAGGGAAAAATGGAAAATGTACCGGCTCAGAACGTTGACGAAGGCGATCACCACCATGGTGGCCATGCAGATGGCGACCAGCCAATGGTCGAGGCGAAAGCCGAAAAGTAACTTTTTCAATGCTTACTCCGAAATTCGGATTCCTCAGGTGGAATCCCATGATGGAACCTGCCCCGGAAATACGGTTTCCGGGGCAGGTTGTATGTTTCTCAGTCAGACGGGGTTACTTGGCGATGTCAGCCTTGGCCTTCTCGTAGACCTCGGGCCCGATCTCCTTGATCCACTTGTCGTAGACGGAGCGCGTGGCCGCGGCGAAGGCTTCCCGTTCTTCGTCGGTAAGCATGTGGACTTCCATCCCCTTGCTCTTCATGAAGGCAATGGGGTCGGGGACTTCCATGGTGTAGTTGAACTCGTTCTTGAGGATGTTGAGGGAGGTGTCGCCGTCCAGGCCAGCCCGGCTCAGGGCAATCTCGAAACGGCCGGCTTCCTGTGCGGCCTCGAGGATCGCCGCCTGGATGTCCTTGGGGAAGGCGTTCCATTCCCGCTGGTTCCAGTAGATGATGAGGGGATCGACCAGGTAGTTCCACATGGAAACGTACTTGTGGTACTGGTAGATCTGGATGGGGATCAGGACGCCGACGGGGTTCTCCTGTCCGTCGACCACGCCCTGCTGGAATCCGGCGACGGCGTCGCCCCAGTTCATGTTGACCGGATCGGCGCCGAGAGCGCGGAAGGTGTCGATGAACAGCGGGTTGCCGACCACGCGAATGCGCAGGCCCTTCATGTCGGCGGGAGTCTTGACCGCGACCTTGGAGTTGGTCAGCTGGCGGAAACCGTTTTCGGCCCAGGCCAGGGGCTCGAGGCGCTTGGCCCTCATGGCGTCAAAGACGGCCTTGCCGGCTTCACCGTTCTTCACCTTGTCCAGATTCTCGAAATCATTCAGGAAGAACGGAAGATGAAAGATGTTGGCTTCGGGGATGACCGGGCTGATATTGATGGTGGAATCCAGGGCGCAGTCGATGACGCCCTTGGCCACCATCTGCGAGCTCTTCAGCTGGGCGCCCTTGAGCAGAGCGGACCCGAAGTACGGTTTGACGTTGATCTGGCCGTTGGTCTTTTCCTTGACCAGTTCGGCGAACTTGGTGGCTCCCATGCCCCAGTAGAGCTTCGGGCCGACCGTCACCTGCATTTTGTATTCTTTTTTGAATCCAGCGGCACTGGCAGACACTGCCATCATCAGGACGAACACCGCCGCGAGCACGCCCACATTCTTAATCATTTGTTTGAAATTAGACATACGCCAACTCTCCACAGCAAGAAATTACTGTCGAAGACGCTTTTCCCGGCTCGAATCAACCGGCCGGGCGCAACTGCGCTTCAACAAGAGCTATATGTAAACAAGAGGCGGGCCGTTTCCTGTCCGGTTTCATGCGGCCGGGAAACGATGCCCCGGCTACGGTAAAACGGCGGTTGCGGCGATCAAAGCCGCTGTCGCACGGACAGTGTCTGCGGGAACTAAGATGTCCCGGCTGCCGTCCCACTCTTGGATAACCCCAATCCATCTCGAAG encodes the following:
- a CDS encoding DctP family TRAP transporter solute-binding subunit, coding for MSNFKQMIKNVGVLAAVFVLMMAVSASAAGFKKEYKMQVTVGPKLYWGMGATKFAELVKEKTNGQINVKPYFGSALLKGAQLKSSQMVAKGVIDCALDSTINISPVIPEANIFHLPFFLNDFENLDKVKNGEAGKAVFDAMRAKRLEPLAWAENGFRQLTNSKVAVKTPADMKGLRIRVVGNPLFIDTFRALGADPVNMNWGDAVAGFQQGVVDGQENPVGVLIPIQIYQYHKYVSMWNYLVDPLIIYWNQREWNAFPKDIQAAILEAAQEAGRFEIALSRAGLDGDTSLNILKNEFNYTMEVPDPIAFMKSKGMEVHMLTDEEREAFAAATRSVYDKWIKEIGPEVYEKAKADIAK
- a CDS encoding TRAP transporter small permease, giving the protein MKKLLFGFRLDHWLVAICMATMVVIAFVNVLSRYIFHFSLAATEEITINLFVWMTIIGIGIAFERGGHMGMVTFYNLFPKSLQKASIVTYSVLAAGLFLVLDYFMIQAIYDEITLFQARSASLDIPVWIYYLGLPVLSVFVFLGIYRDAMTKLAGKEEE